Proteins from a genomic interval of Paenibacillus lentus:
- a CDS encoding ABC transporter ATP-binding protein, with protein sequence MSQSQNNQSAGNSSSSGFGRRGGRRGPGGPGGHGGHGGPGVGMPAEKAKDFKGTLKRLMTYMRPFRVQLGSVVLMAILSTVFAIVSPKVMGEATTVLFEGIMGMINEIPGAAIDFDAIGEIILYLLGLYLLSALFSYFQQYLMADVSQKTVYNLRKQVNDKLSRLPLKYYDARTHGEILSRVTNDMDNISSTLQQSMTQLISSLLTIIGVIVMMLTISPLMTLIAILTIPLSIVAITSIAKRSQRQFVRQQKELGMLNGHVEEMYTGHQVIKVFGREQKSLEQFDEINERLYEAGWKAQFISGVIMPIMSFIGNIGYVLVAVVGGILVLKGKIKIGDVQAFIQYTRQLSHPISQTANIANIIQSTVASSERVFEVLDEVEEIPDPTHPVKVEKPKGEVSFNHVRFGYQDQTMLIEDMSIHASKGQTVAIVGPTGAGKTTLINLLMRFYEVNGGAITIDGVNIADMSRGDLRSLFGMVLQDTWLFNGSIRDNIAYGREGATEEDIVEAAKTAQADHFIRTLPEGYDTILNEEASNISQGQKQLLTIARAVLADPAILILDEATSSVDTRTEIYIQKAMNELMKGRTSFVIAHRLSTIKDADLILVMNHGSVIEQGTHDELLAQGGFYADLYNSQFSKGGFDLEVG encoded by the coding sequence ATGAGCCAGAGCCAAAATAATCAAAGCGCAGGGAACTCCAGCTCCAGCGGTTTCGGCAGACGGGGCGGTCGCCGTGGCCCTGGTGGCCCGGGCGGCCATGGTGGTCATGGCGGCCCCGGTGTGGGGATGCCGGCCGAGAAGGCGAAGGACTTCAAAGGTACGCTCAAACGCCTAATGACGTATATGCGTCCATTCAGGGTGCAGCTAGGTTCTGTGGTGCTCATGGCAATCCTGAGCACGGTCTTTGCCATTGTCAGCCCAAAGGTAATGGGTGAGGCGACGACGGTGCTGTTTGAAGGCATTATGGGCATGATAAACGAAATTCCGGGGGCTGCCATTGATTTTGATGCCATTGGGGAAATTATTCTTTATTTGCTCGGACTGTACTTGTTGAGTGCACTATTTAGTTATTTCCAGCAATATTTGATGGCGGATGTATCCCAGAAGACGGTCTATAACTTACGGAAGCAAGTGAACGATAAGCTGTCGCGCTTGCCGCTGAAATACTATGATGCTAGAACGCACGGTGAAATTTTAAGCCGAGTGACCAACGATATGGATAACATTAGCTCGACCTTGCAGCAGAGCATGACACAACTGATTTCGTCGCTTCTGACCATTATCGGGGTTATCGTGATGATGCTGACGATCAGTCCGTTAATGACCTTGATTGCGATATTAACCATACCGCTGAGCATCGTGGCGATCACCTCGATCGCCAAGCGTTCCCAGCGTCAGTTTGTTCGGCAGCAGAAGGAGCTTGGTATGCTAAATGGCCATGTGGAGGAAATGTACACTGGTCACCAAGTTATTAAAGTATTTGGACGCGAGCAGAAATCGTTAGAGCAATTCGATGAAATTAACGAACGTTTGTATGAGGCGGGCTGGAAAGCGCAATTTATTTCAGGCGTAATTATGCCGATTATGAGTTTTATCGGCAACATTGGTTATGTACTTGTTGCTGTAGTAGGCGGAATACTGGTCTTGAAGGGGAAAATTAAGATCGGAGACGTACAGGCGTTTATCCAGTACACGAGACAGCTATCGCATCCGATCTCGCAGACGGCTAATATTGCGAATATCATTCAATCCACTGTAGCGTCCTCGGAGCGTGTATTCGAGGTGCTGGACGAAGTAGAAGAAATACCTGATCCAACGCATCCCGTTAAAGTTGAGAAGCCGAAAGGCGAGGTCTCCTTTAATCACGTTCGCTTTGGTTACCAGGATCAGACGATGCTGATCGAGGATATGAGCATTCATGCCTCGAAAGGACAGACGGTTGCGATCGTTGGGCCGACGGGCGCTGGAAAGACGACGCTGATCAATCTGCTCATGCGCTTCTATGAGGTGAATGGCGGAGCAATTACGATTGACGGCGTCAATATTGCGGATATGAGCCGCGGGGATTTGCGCAGCCTGTTTGGAATGGTGCTGCAGGATACATGGCTGTTCAATGGCTCGATTCGTGACAATATCGCCTATGGACGAGAGGGAGCGACTGAGGAGGATATTGTCGAGGCAGCGAAGACGGCGCAGGCGGATCATTTTATTCGCACATTGCCCGAGGGCTATGATACGATCCTGAATGAGGAAGCCTCTAACATTTCACAGGGCCAGAAGCAGCTGCTGACGATCGCCCGGGCTGTTCTCGCCGATCCGGCTATTCTTATTCTGGATGAAGCGACGAGCAGCGTGGATACGCGGACGGAGATTTATATCCAGAAAGCGATGAATGAGCTCATGAAGGGGCGAACGAGCTTTGTCATTGCCCACCGTCTATCGACGATTAAGGATGCGGATTTGATTCTTGTGATGAACCACGGATCAGTGATTGAGCAGGGCACGCACGATGAATTGCTGGCTCAGGGCGGATTCTATGCCGATCTGTATAATAGCCAATTCTCCAAGGGCGGCTTCGATCTTGAGGTAGGTTGA
- the abc-f gene encoding ribosomal protection-like ABC-F family protein yields the protein MTMILSVKDLMKEWNGTVLFENISFEVSRGERLALYGRNGSGKTTLLEGLLGKFSFDNGRIHRILPQEEWGWMEQQVDRGSSLTLLEYVQSRSGDIYGVKRELELLQIEMGSGCASETSMERYGFIYEQYMQLGGYDWEVKVEKRLFQMNLAPELWQLKFGQLSGGQKTRAQLAALMVREPKFVLLDEPTNHLDTESLNWLEQWVSSYDGTILYVSHDRTFMDRTATSILELQPDGCRRYAGGYRDYREQKELERRTQMTLYKKQEQERQALEQSIRRYQEWFHQAHRAARADHLDVAITASYYKAKAKKNISRYHAKQKELERLERDRVEKPHEAKVLQMNLRDGAFAASTLLRMNDVRFGYEDAAGERRSVWLFNQFNLQIERGDRVGVLGPNGSGKSTLLKLITGQLATSSGIVTLHPQASIGYFAQELNNLEESQTILDSLLGLPNMTESHARTILGCFLFSREEVYKKIGDLSMGEKCRVAFLKLFFGESNLLILDEPTNYLDIDTREVVEEALCAYPGALMIVTHDRYLARKVCNRLLLLDRQKEPEWFPGTVDEYESKDRSHRLDAEEQRMENERERLELELAFLMGREEPNSLEERNELMAAISEIRRQIDKLSEL from the coding sequence ATGACGATGATATTATCCGTCAAGGATTTAATGAAGGAATGGAACGGCACTGTTTTATTTGAGAATATATCGTTCGAGGTTAGCCGGGGTGAGCGTCTGGCGCTGTATGGCCGGAACGGTTCGGGGAAGACGACTTTGCTTGAGGGATTGCTCGGCAAGTTCAGCTTCGACAATGGGCGCATTCACCGAATATTACCGCAAGAAGAGTGGGGCTGGATGGAACAGCAGGTCGATCGCGGTTCATCGCTTACGCTGCTGGAATATGTTCAGTCCAGATCCGGTGATATTTATGGGGTAAAACGAGAACTGGAGCTGCTGCAGATTGAAATGGGCTCGGGCTGCGCTTCGGAGACGAGTATGGAGAGATACGGTTTCATTTATGAGCAGTATATGCAGTTAGGCGGTTATGACTGGGAAGTCAAGGTAGAGAAGCGTTTGTTTCAAATGAATTTAGCACCAGAGCTGTGGCAGCTGAAATTCGGACAATTGAGCGGGGGACAGAAGACGCGGGCGCAGTTGGCTGCTCTTATGGTTCGAGAGCCCAAGTTCGTCCTGCTGGATGAACCGACGAATCATCTGGATACGGAGTCTTTGAATTGGCTGGAGCAATGGGTGAGCAGCTATGATGGGACTATATTGTACGTGTCGCATGACCGGACATTTATGGATCGGACGGCTACCTCTATATTAGAGCTGCAGCCGGATGGCTGTCGGCGTTATGCTGGCGGATATCGTGATTACCGCGAGCAGAAGGAGCTTGAGCGACGTACTCAAATGACGCTATACAAGAAGCAAGAGCAGGAGCGCCAAGCACTGGAGCAGTCCATTCGGCGTTATCAGGAATGGTTCCACCAAGCCCACCGGGCCGCTCGCGCTGATCATTTGGATGTAGCCATTACAGCCAGCTATTATAAGGCTAAGGCGAAGAAGAATATCTCTCGTTATCATGCGAAGCAGAAGGAGCTTGAGCGATTGGAACGGGATCGAGTGGAGAAGCCTCACGAAGCGAAAGTGCTGCAAATGAACCTGCGGGATGGAGCGTTTGCGGCGTCTACTTTGCTGCGTATGAACGATGTACGATTCGGCTACGAGGATGCTGCTGGTGAGAGGAGAAGCGTCTGGTTGTTTAATCAGTTTAATCTCCAGATAGAACGGGGGGATCGGGTCGGTGTTCTGGGGCCGAATGGCTCAGGCAAGTCTACTTTGTTAAAGCTAATCACAGGGCAGCTTGCAACGTCTTCAGGCATAGTGACCCTGCATCCGCAAGCTTCGATCGGGTATTTTGCGCAGGAACTGAACAATTTGGAGGAGAGCCAGACGATATTGGACAGTCTGTTGGGATTGCCGAACATGACCGAGTCGCATGCAAGAACGATTTTGGGCTGCTTCTTATTTTCGAGAGAAGAGGTTTATAAGAAAATAGGGGATTTGAGCATGGGGGAGAAATGCAGGGTGGCATTTCTTAAGCTTTTTTTCGGCGAGTCCAACCTGCTGATCCTCGATGAACCGACTAACTATTTGGACATTGATACGCGAGAAGTGGTGGAAGAGGCGCTTTGCGCCTACCCGGGAGCGCTGATGATCGTAACTCACGACAGATATTTGGCCCGCAAGGTATGCAATCGGCTGCTGCTGCTGGATAGGCAGAAGGAGCCCGAATGGTTCCCGGGTACGGTGGATGAATATGAATCGAAGGATCGAAGCCATCGGCTGGATGCGGAAGAGCAAAGGATGGAAAATGAACGGGAGCGCCTGGAGCTGGAATTGGCATTTTTGATGGGGCGGGAGGAACCAAATTCCCTTGAGGAACGCAACGAATTAATGGCGGCGATCTCTGAAATCCGCAGGCAGATCGATAAGCTTTCTGAGCTCTAG
- a CDS encoding EamA family transporter: MEKTISYLLLLGNILLLVTGQVLFKIGLTRSGGLVWNKLILSPMIIGGIGLYGLATILWFAVLTRLPLSVAYPMQAFAYVLALIPAYFLFGESISATKLAGVAVILFGVYLLAR; the protein is encoded by the coding sequence ATGGAAAAAACAATTAGTTATCTTTTGCTGCTTGGCAATATTCTGTTACTAGTCACAGGCCAAGTTCTCTTCAAGATCGGACTCACCCGATCAGGCGGGCTCGTATGGAATAAGCTCATTCTATCCCCGATGATTATCGGCGGCATAGGACTCTATGGGCTTGCCACCATACTTTGGTTCGCCGTGCTGACCCGCTTGCCCCTAAGCGTAGCTTATCCGATGCAAGCCTTCGCCTATGTTCTCGCTCTTATTCCTGCATACTTCTTATTTGGTGAGTCGATTTCAGCCACTAAATTAGCCGGCGTGGCCGTTATCCTATTCGGCGTATACTTGCTGGCTAGATAA